A genomic region of Pseudomonas sp. MPC6 contains the following coding sequences:
- a CDS encoding GGDEF domain-containing protein produces the protein MLIPGKPVKHSACAEPLRTPLQERELLRDLARKAEQELMGLQMSSMDELTLLSNRHGFTALAQLGLDACQQLGSPATLLFFDLDDFKHINYLYGRAEGDDALKTFADVLRIAFRENDVIGRLGDDEFVALLTGSGWVDIAPIKARLEEMLDERNATVHRGYDIRFSIGQIEYDANLHHDVEGLLAETERVLHR, from the coding sequence ATGCTGATCCCAGGCAAACCGGTCAAACACAGTGCTTGCGCAGAACCTCTGCGTACTCCTCTGCAGGAGCGCGAATTGTTGCGCGACCTGGCCCGCAAGGCCGAGCAGGAACTGATGGGCTTGCAAATGTCGAGCATGGATGAGCTGACGCTACTCTCCAATCGTCACGGTTTCACGGCGCTTGCCCAACTGGGACTGGACGCCTGCCAACAGTTGGGCAGTCCAGCGACCCTGCTGTTTTTCGATCTCGATGACTTCAAACACATCAATTATCTGTATGGCCGTGCCGAGGGTGACGACGCCCTGAAAACCTTCGCGGACGTGCTGCGCATCGCGTTTCGCGAAAACGACGTGATTGGTCGGCTTGGTGACGATGAATTTGTCGCGTTGTTGACCGGCTCGGGCTGGGTGGACATCGCTCCGATCAAGGCACGCCTCGAAGAGATGCTCGACGAGCGCAATGCCACGGTGCACCGCGGTTATGACATCCGCTTCAGTATCGGGCAGATCGAATACGACGCCAATCTACACCATGATGTCGAGGGATTGCTGGCAGAGACCGAAAGGGTGTTGCACCGTTAG
- the fabI gene encoding enoyl-ACP reductase FabI, with amino-acid sequence MGFLAGKRVLIVGVASKLSIASGIAAAMHREGAELAFTYQNDKLKGRVEEFAQSWGSNPDLCFPCDVASDEEIAKVFVELGKKWDGLDCIVHSVGFAPGDQLDGDFTEATTREGFRIAHDISAYSFVALAKAGREMMKGRNGSLLTLSYLGAERTMPNYNVMGMAKASLEAGVRYLAGSLGPDGTRVNCVSAGPIRTLAASGIKNFRKMLAANEAQTPLRRNVTIDEVGNAGAFLCSDLASGISGEIMYVDGGFNTTAMGSLEE; translated from the coding sequence ATGGGTTTTCTCGCCGGTAAGCGCGTACTGATCGTCGGTGTCGCCAGCAAGCTGTCCATCGCATCCGGCATCGCTGCCGCCATGCATCGCGAGGGCGCTGAGCTTGCCTTCACTTATCAGAACGACAAACTCAAGGGTCGTGTCGAAGAGTTCGCACAGAGCTGGGGTTCGAACCCGGACCTGTGCTTCCCGTGCGACGTGGCCAGCGATGAAGAAATCGCCAAGGTCTTCGTTGAGCTGGGCAAGAAGTGGGACGGCCTGGACTGCATCGTGCACTCCGTCGGCTTCGCCCCGGGCGACCAACTGGACGGCGACTTCACCGAAGCCACCACCCGTGAAGGTTTCCGCATCGCTCACGACATCAGCGCCTACAGCTTCGTGGCCCTGGCCAAGGCCGGTCGCGAAATGATGAAGGGCCGCAATGGCAGCCTGCTGACCCTGTCGTACCTGGGCGCCGAGCGCACCATGCCCAACTACAACGTGATGGGCATGGCCAAGGCTTCCCTGGAAGCTGGCGTGCGTTACCTGGCCGGCTCCCTGGGCCCGGACGGCACCCGCGTCAACTGCGTATCGGCTGGCCCGATCCGTACCCTCGCGGCTTCCGGCATCAAGAACTTCCGCAAGATGCTGGCCGCCAACGAAGCGCAAACCCCGCTGCGTCGCAACGTCACCATCGACGAAGTCGGCAACGCCGGCGCCTTCCTGTGCTCGGACCTGGCGTCCGGCATCAGCGGCGAAATCATGTACGTGGACGGTGGTTTCAACACCACGGCCATGGGTAGCCTCGAAGAGTAA
- a CDS encoding extracellular solute-binding protein — MKRPLLLFLISLALSSPASATISESHGYAQFGTLKYPARFTHFDWVNPQAPKGGTLRVMAFGTFDTLNPYTFKGSSPVSTANFLQYGINELNEPLMVGTGQYAPSGDEPTSSYGLIAQSVEYSEDRSWVVFNLRPQARFHDGSPITAYDVAFSYRLLLKEGHPQYRTNLQEVSRVDILNPHRIRFVFKRAGNPLLILRLGELPVLAQHYWKGRDFKATTFEPPLGSGPYRITSVTPGRQIVFERVKDYWGKDLPVNRGKYNVDRMEVEFYRDSDVAFEAFKAGEFDIYIEHQAKNWENGYNFPAVRRGDVIKAQIAHQIPTQTQGLFMNSRRPTFADARVREALGMMFDFEWTNRTLFSGAYKRALSYYPNSEFSATGLPIGHEWLMLKPYREQLPARLLTEPFSLPQTQGRGIPRETLRKALGLLAEAGWKLNGQRLQNAAGQPLRLETLLVNPNLERILQPYVENLASIGIDARLRTVDRAQYKQRLDQFDFDMILMTLNQTLSPGLEQWLYFHSSQAGVKGSKNYAGIANPVVDHLLEHLLAAQTRDEQVAAGKALDRVLLWQHYIIPNWYLNYHRLAYRNRLAFVTTPPYTLGLSAWWLKSSEKDR; from the coding sequence TTGAAGCGTCCCCTCCTCCTGTTCCTGATCAGCCTGGCCTTGAGCTCCCCCGCAAGCGCGACGATCAGCGAAAGCCATGGTTATGCGCAGTTCGGCACGCTCAAGTACCCGGCCAGATTTACCCACTTCGACTGGGTCAACCCGCAAGCGCCCAAGGGCGGCACCTTGCGGGTGATGGCGTTTGGCACCTTCGATACGCTCAATCCCTATACCTTCAAGGGCTCAAGCCCGGTTTCCACCGCCAATTTCCTGCAGTACGGCATCAACGAGCTCAACGAACCCTTGATGGTCGGCACAGGGCAGTACGCACCGTCCGGCGACGAGCCGACGTCCAGTTATGGCCTGATCGCCCAATCGGTGGAGTACAGCGAGGACCGCAGCTGGGTGGTGTTCAACCTGCGCCCGCAAGCGCGGTTCCATGATGGCTCGCCGATTACCGCCTACGACGTGGCGTTTTCCTATCGCCTGCTGCTCAAGGAGGGTCACCCGCAATACCGCACCAATCTTCAGGAGGTGTCGCGGGTCGACATCCTCAACCCGCATCGGATCCGCTTCGTCTTCAAGCGCGCCGGCAATCCCTTGCTGATCCTGCGCCTGGGCGAGCTGCCGGTGCTGGCGCAGCACTACTGGAAAGGTCGCGACTTCAAGGCCACCACCTTCGAACCGCCCCTGGGCAGCGGCCCGTATCGCATTACCTCGGTCACGCCCGGGCGGCAGATCGTGTTCGAACGGGTCAAGGATTACTGGGGCAAGGACCTGCCGGTCAATCGCGGCAAGTACAACGTCGACCGCATGGAAGTGGAGTTCTACCGTGACAGCGACGTGGCGTTTGAAGCCTTCAAGGCCGGCGAATTCGACATTTACATCGAACACCAGGCCAAGAACTGGGAAAACGGCTACAACTTCCCGGCGGTGCGCCGCGGCGACGTGATCAAGGCGCAGATTGCGCACCAGATCCCGACCCAGACCCAGGGTCTGTTCATGAACAGCCGGCGCCCGACCTTCGCCGACGCCAGGGTCCGTGAAGCCTTGGGGATGATGTTCGACTTCGAGTGGACCAACCGCACGCTCTTCAGCGGCGCCTACAAGCGTGCGTTGAGCTACTACCCCAACAGCGAATTCTCGGCCACGGGCCTGCCGATCGGCCATGAATGGCTGATGCTCAAGCCCTATCGCGAGCAGTTACCGGCCCGGCTGCTCACCGAGCCGTTCAGCCTGCCGCAGACCCAAGGCCGCGGCATCCCCCGGGAAACCCTGCGCAAGGCCCTGGGCCTGCTGGCCGAGGCCGGCTGGAAGCTCAATGGCCAACGTTTGCAGAACGCCGCCGGGCAACCGTTGCGCCTGGAGACCCTGCTGGTCAACCCGAACCTGGAACGCATCCTTCAGCCCTACGTGGAAAACCTCGCCAGCATCGGCATCGACGCCCGACTGCGCACGGTGGATCGCGCCCAGTACAAACAGCGCCTCGATCAGTTCGATTTCGACATGATCCTGATGACCCTCAACCAGACCCTCAGCCCCGGCCTTGAGCAATGGCTGTACTTCCACTCGAGCCAGGCCGGGGTCAAGGGCAGCAAAAACTACGCAGGCATCGCCAACCCGGTGGTCGACCACTTGCTGGAACACTTGCTCGCCGCGCAGACCCGCGACGAACAGGTCGCCGCCGGCAAGGCGCTGGACCGGGTGCTGCTGTGGCAGCACTACATCATTCCCAACTGGTACCTCAATTATCACCGCCTGGCCTACCGTAACCGGTTAGCCTTTGTCACCACGCCGCCCTACACCCTGGGCCTGAGCGCATGGTGGCTGAAATCTTCGGAGAAGGATCGATGA
- a CDS encoding ABC transporter permease gives MNLSPLNRRRFELFKANKRGWWSLWLFLLLFGLSLGAELIANDKPLVVHYDNGWYFPALKRYPETAFGGEFPLEANYKSPYIRELLKAKDAWVLWAPIPYSYQSINYDLKVPAPAPPSTDNLLGTDDQGRDVLARVIYGFRISVLFALSLTILSSIIGVIAGALQGFYGGWVDLAGQRFLEIWSGLPVLYLLIILASFVQPNFWWLLGIMLLFSWMSLVDVVRAEFLRGRNLEYVRAARALGMQNGAIMFRHILPNAMVSTMTFMPFILTGAIGTLTALDFLGFGLPPGAPSLGELVAQGKSNLQAPWLGMSAFAVLALMLSLLVFIGESARDAFDPRK, from the coding sequence ATGAACCTGTCCCCGCTCAATCGCCGACGTTTCGAACTGTTCAAGGCCAACAAGCGTGGCTGGTGGTCGCTGTGGCTGTTTTTGCTGCTGTTCGGCCTGAGCCTTGGCGCCGAACTGATCGCCAACGACAAACCGCTGGTGGTGCACTACGACAACGGCTGGTACTTCCCGGCGCTCAAACGCTACCCGGAAACCGCCTTCGGCGGCGAATTCCCGCTGGAAGCCAACTACAAGAGCCCGTACATCCGCGAACTGCTCAAGGCCAAGGACGCCTGGGTGCTGTGGGCGCCGATCCCCTACAGCTACCAGAGCATCAACTACGACCTGAAAGTCCCGGCCCCCGCGCCGCCCTCGACCGACAACCTGCTCGGCACCGATGACCAGGGCCGCGACGTGTTGGCCCGGGTGATTTACGGCTTCCGGATTTCGGTGCTGTTTGCCCTGTCCCTGACCATTCTCAGCTCGATCATCGGTGTCATTGCCGGGGCCTTGCAGGGTTTCTATGGCGGTTGGGTCGACCTGGCCGGGCAGCGTTTCCTCGAGATCTGGTCCGGGTTGCCGGTGTTGTACCTGCTGATCATTCTTGCCAGTTTCGTCCAGCCGAACTTCTGGTGGCTGCTGGGGATCATGCTGCTGTTCTCGTGGATGAGCCTGGTGGATGTGGTGCGCGCCGAGTTCCTGCGCGGGCGCAACCTTGAATACGTGCGCGCGGCTCGGGCACTGGGGATGCAGAATGGTGCGATCATGTTCCGCCACATCCTGCCCAACGCCATGGTCTCGACCATGACCTTCATGCCGTTCATCCTGACCGGCGCCATCGGCACCCTGACCGCCCTCGATTTCCTGGGCTTCGGTTTGCCGCCGGGCGCACCGTCGCTGGGTGAACTGGTGGCCCAGGGCAAATCCAACCTGCAGGCGCCGTGGCTGGGCATGAGCGCGTTTGCGGTGTTGGCGTTGATGTTGAGTTTGCTGGTGTTCATCGGCGAGTCCGCTCGCGATGCCTTCGACCCGAGGAAGTGA
- a CDS encoding ABC transporter ATP-binding protein, with the protein MNQDNLIEVRDLAVEFVVGERVQRVVEGVSFDIKRGETLALVGESGSGKSVTAHSILRLLPYPLARHPSGTIEYSGQNLLGLKEKTIRHIRGNRIAMIFQEPMTSLNPLHSIEKQINEVLGIHKGLIGKVATKRTLELLEMVGIPEPEKRLKALPHELSGGQRQRVMIAMALANEPELLIADEPTTALDVTVQLKILELLKELQARLGMALLLISHDLNLVRRIAHRVCVMQRGCIVEQASCEELFRAPQHPYTRELLAAEPGGTPASNVIGPPLLQVEDLKVWFPIKKGLLKKTVDHIKAVDGINFSLPQGQTLGIVGESGSGKSTLGLAILRLIGSQGTIRFEGKQLDCLTQQQVRPLRREMQVVFQDPFGSLSPRMCVSQIVGEGLRIHKMGTEAEQELAIIAALKEVGLDPETRNRYPHEFSGGQRQRIAIARALVLKPALILLDEPTSALDRTVQRQVVELLRSLQTKYNLTYLFISHDLAVVKALSHQLMVVKQGQVVEQGDAQSIFAAPKHPYTQQLLEAAFLAPATAQ; encoded by the coding sequence ATGAATCAGGACAATCTGATCGAAGTGCGCGACCTGGCCGTCGAATTCGTCGTCGGCGAGCGCGTGCAGCGGGTGGTCGAAGGCGTCAGCTTCGACATCAAGCGCGGCGAAACCCTCGCCCTGGTGGGCGAAAGCGGCTCAGGCAAATCGGTGACCGCGCACTCGATCCTGCGCCTGCTGCCCTACCCGCTCGCCCGGCATCCGTCCGGCACCATCGAGTATTCCGGGCAGAACCTGCTCGGCCTGAAAGAAAAAACCATCCGCCACATCCGCGGCAACCGGATCGCGATGATCTTCCAGGAGCCGATGACCTCGCTCAATCCGTTGCACTCGATCGAGAAGCAGATCAACGAGGTGCTGGGCATCCACAAGGGCCTGATCGGTAAAGTCGCGACCAAGCGCACCCTGGAATTGCTGGAGATGGTCGGCATCCCGGAGCCGGAGAAGCGCCTCAAGGCCCTGCCCCATGAACTGTCCGGCGGCCAGCGCCAACGGGTGATGATCGCCATGGCCCTGGCCAACGAACCGGAACTGCTGATTGCCGACGAACCGACCACCGCGCTGGATGTGACGGTGCAACTGAAAATCCTTGAATTGCTCAAGGAACTGCAGGCCCGACTGGGCATGGCGTTGCTGTTGATCAGCCACGATTTGAACCTTGTGCGAAGAATTGCGCATCGCGTATGTGTCATGCAGCGCGGTTGCATCGTCGAACAGGCATCGTGTGAAGAGTTGTTCCGCGCGCCGCAGCATCCGTACACTCGGGAACTGCTGGCAGCGGAGCCCGGCGGGACGCCTGCGAGCAATGTCATCGGCCCGCCTTTGTTGCAAGTCGAGGACCTGAAAGTCTGGTTCCCGATCAAGAAAGGCTTGCTGAAAAAGACCGTGGATCACATCAAGGCGGTGGACGGGATCAATTTCAGCCTGCCTCAAGGCCAGACCTTGGGGATTGTGGGAGAAAGCGGTTCCGGCAAGTCGACACTGGGTTTGGCGATTTTGCGGCTGATCGGCAGCCAAGGCACCATCCGTTTTGAAGGCAAGCAGCTAGACTGCCTGACGCAGCAACAGGTTCGACCGCTGCGTCGGGAGATGCAGGTGGTGTTTCAGGACCCGTTCGGCAGCCTGAGCCCCCGGATGTGCGTGAGCCAGATCGTCGGCGAAGGCCTGCGCATCCACAAGATGGGCACCGAGGCGGAACAGGAGCTGGCGATTATTGCGGCACTCAAGGAGGTAGGCCTGGACCCGGAAACCCGGAACCGCTACCCCCACGAATTTTCTGGTGGGCAGCGGCAGAGAATCGCCATTGCCCGGGCATTGGTGCTAAAACCGGCGTTGATTCTGCTGGACGAGCCGACCTCGGCCCTCGACCGGACAGTGCAACGCCAAGTGGTGGAGCTGCTGCGTTCACTGCAAACCAAGTACAACCTGACGTATCTGTTTATCAGCCATGACCTGGCTGTCGTCAAAGCGCTGAGCCACCAGCTGATGGTGGTCAAGCAGGGCCAAGTGGTCGAACAGGGAGACGCGCAAAGTATTTTTGCCGCCCCCAAACATCCGTATACACAGCAGTTGCTGGAAGCCGCTTTCCTGGCACCAGCCACTGCGCAATAA
- a CDS encoding transglycosylase SLT domain-containing protein: MSSSIRKAISTDALTRLAQAIAVAVSATLAGCSSHVPQTDATHVPNLAARVKPKPVLLSVKPTPEIPQDVWERMRQGFQLQDNVGVNPRIEQQRLWFASNPSFLENAGDRGSLYIHYIVERLEERNMPLELALLPVIESAYNPMAYSRANAVGLWQFIPSTGRYFNLRQTRFYDGRRDITASTTAAMDYLSRLHDMFNGDWLLALAAYNAGEGTVSRAIERNEKLGLPTDYWNLPLPAETQAYVPKLLALSQVVLAPDAYGVNLNPIANEPYFQVVEINQRMDLSKVAAVANIDEDELFQLNPAFKQRTTIDGPQHLLVPTSKAQLLTTSLSTMRPDELISKKPLKPVFEGANSPAIAGVKRSYRVKRGDNLGTIAKANKVDVKDLQRWNNLTGKNLKAGQTLVMQDTAKRSAGRVNTVVAATSKKQQTQYKVKRGDSLYMVAKRFNVEMQHLKRWNPRIGQALKPGQMLTVASPR; encoded by the coding sequence ATGTCGTCATCCATTCGTAAAGCCATCAGTACAGACGCATTGACCCGCCTGGCTCAAGCCATCGCGGTGGCTGTGTCCGCCACCCTGGCGGGCTGTTCCAGCCATGTGCCGCAGACCGACGCGACGCACGTTCCGAACCTTGCCGCGCGAGTCAAGCCAAAACCTGTGCTGCTCAGCGTGAAACCGACCCCGGAAATACCCCAGGATGTCTGGGAGCGCATGCGCCAGGGCTTCCAGCTGCAGGACAACGTCGGCGTCAACCCGCGTATCGAGCAACAGCGCCTGTGGTTCGCCAGCAACCCGTCATTCCTGGAAAACGCCGGCGATCGCGGCAGCCTGTACATCCATTACATCGTCGAACGCCTCGAAGAACGCAACATGCCGCTGGAGCTGGCGCTGCTGCCAGTCATTGAAAGCGCCTACAACCCGATGGCCTACTCCCGGGCCAACGCGGTGGGTCTGTGGCAATTCATCCCTTCCACCGGCCGCTACTTCAACCTGCGTCAGACCCGTTTCTACGATGGCCGGCGCGATATCACCGCCTCGACCACGGCGGCGATGGATTACCTGTCCCGCCTGCATGACATGTTCAACGGTGACTGGTTGCTGGCCCTGGCGGCCTATAACGCCGGCGAAGGCACGGTCAGCCGGGCCATCGAGCGCAACGAAAAGCTCGGCCTGCCGACCGATTACTGGAACCTGCCACTGCCGGCCGAAACCCAGGCCTACGTGCCGAAGCTGCTGGCGCTGTCGCAAGTGGTACTGGCACCGGACGCCTACGGCGTGAACCTCAACCCGATCGCCAACGAACCCTACTTCCAGGTTGTCGAGATCAACCAGCGCATGGACCTGTCCAAGGTTGCCGCGGTGGCCAACATCGACGAAGACGAACTGTTCCAGCTCAACCCGGCGTTCAAACAGCGCACCACCATCGATGGCCCCCAGCATTTGCTGGTGCCGACATCCAAGGCGCAGCTGCTGACCACCAGCCTGTCGACCATGCGGCCTGACGAGTTGATCAGCAAGAAGCCGCTCAAGCCGGTCTTCGAAGGTGCCAACAGCCCGGCCATTGCCGGCGTCAAGCGTTCCTACCGGGTCAAGCGCGGCGACAACCTGGGCACCATCGCCAAGGCCAACAAGGTCGACGTCAAGGACCTGCAGCGCTGGAACAATCTGACCGGCAAGAATCTCAAGGCCGGTCAGACCCTGGTCATGCAGGACACTGCCAAGCGCAGCGCCGGACGCGTCAACACCGTGGTCGCGGCCACCAGCAAGAAGCAGCAGACCCAGTACAAGGTCAAGCGAGGCGATTCGCTGTACATGGTGGCCAAGCGTTTCAATGTTGAAATGCAGCACCTCAAGCGCTGGAACCCCCGGATTGGCCAGGCGCTGAAGCCGGGACAGATGTTGACGGTGGCTTCGCCGCGTTAA
- a CDS encoding extracellular solute-binding protein, producing MKPVRALLLHASGLLFAGLACAAPQHALTLYNEPPKYPADFQHFDYVNPDAPKGGIFRQAGFGGFDSLNPFIGKGVPADDIGMIYDTLAKQGLDEPFTEYGLVAGKIEKAPDNSWVRFYLRPEARFHDGHPIRAEDVVFSFETLTRDGAPLYRGYYSDVAEAIAEDPLKVLFKFKHNNNRELPLILGQLPVLPKHWWASRDFNKGNLEPPLGSGPYKVSEVKAGRSVRYERVKDYWGKDLPVNRGFYNFDVMTTDYYRDNTVALEALKAGQFDYWLEMAAKNWANAYNIPAVTEGRLIKEQIPNGNPTGMQGFVFNLRRPVFQDLRVRQALTLLLDFEWTNKQLFNGAYARTRSYFENSEMAATGLPDADQLAILDPFRGKIPEQVFSEAFQNPVTDGSGMIRAQQRQAYQLLQEAGWRIVEDKMVDATGKPVTIEFLLAQTEFERVLLPFKRNLSDLGIDLVIRRVDVSQYINRVRSRDFDMIVGSFPQSNSPGNEQREFWMAAAADKPGSRNSMGLKDPVVDQLVEQLINADSRQSLVAHARALDRVLQWGYYVIPNWHIKTSRVAYWNHIGHPDISPKYDIGISTWWVKPDAKPAVEVETKLQADPAGTE from the coding sequence ATGAAACCCGTCCGTGCCCTGCTGTTGCACGCCAGCGGCCTGTTGTTCGCCGGGCTGGCCTGCGCCGCCCCGCAACATGCCCTGACCTTGTACAACGAGCCGCCGAAATACCCGGCCGACTTCCAGCATTTCGATTACGTGAACCCCGATGCGCCCAAGGGCGGGATTTTCCGCCAGGCCGGGTTCGGCGGCTTCGACAGCCTCAACCCGTTCATCGGCAAGGGGGTACCGGCCGACGACATCGGCATGATCTACGACACCCTCGCCAAGCAAGGCCTGGACGAACCGTTCACCGAGTACGGGCTGGTCGCCGGCAAGATCGAGAAAGCCCCGGACAACAGCTGGGTGCGCTTTTACCTGCGCCCCGAAGCACGTTTCCATGACGGCCATCCGATCCGTGCCGAAGACGTAGTGTTCAGCTTCGAGACCCTGACCAGGGACGGCGCTCCGCTTTACCGCGGTTACTACAGCGATGTCGCCGAAGCGATCGCCGAAGACCCGCTCAAGGTGCTGTTCAAATTCAAGCACAACAACAACCGCGAACTGCCGCTGATCCTCGGCCAGTTGCCGGTGCTGCCCAAACACTGGTGGGCCAGCCGCGACTTCAACAAGGGCAACCTGGAACCGCCGCTGGGCAGCGGCCCGTACAAGGTCAGCGAAGTCAAGGCCGGGCGCTCGGTGCGTTATGAGCGGGTCAAGGATTACTGGGGCAAGGACCTGCCGGTGAACCGCGGGTTCTACAACTTTGACGTCATGACCACCGACTATTACCGCGACAACACCGTGGCCCTGGAAGCCCTCAAGGCCGGGCAGTTCGATTACTGGCTGGAGATGGCCGCGAAGAACTGGGCCAACGCCTACAACATCCCGGCCGTCACCGAGGGCAGGTTGATCAAGGAACAGATTCCCAACGGCAACCCCACCGGCATGCAAGGCTTTGTGTTCAACCTGCGGCGCCCGGTGTTCCAGGACCTGCGCGTGCGCCAGGCCCTGACCCTGTTGCTGGACTTCGAATGGACCAACAAGCAACTGTTCAACGGCGCGTACGCGCGCACCCGCAGTTATTTCGAGAACTCGGAAATGGCCGCCACCGGTTTGCCGGACGCCGATCAGCTGGCGATTCTCGACCCGTTCCGCGGCAAGATCCCCGAGCAGGTCTTCAGCGAGGCATTCCAGAACCCGGTCACCGATGGCAGCGGCATGATCCGCGCCCAGCAACGCCAGGCCTATCAACTGTTGCAAGAGGCCGGCTGGCGCATCGTCGAGGACAAGATGGTCGACGCCACCGGCAAACCGGTGACCATCGAATTCCTGCTGGCCCAGACCGAGTTCGAGCGGGTCCTGCTGCCGTTCAAGCGCAACCTGAGCGACCTGGGGATCGACCTGGTGATCCGCCGGGTCGACGTCTCGCAGTACATCAACCGTGTGCGTTCACGGGACTTCGACATGATTGTCGGCAGCTTCCCGCAGTCCAACTCACCGGGCAACGAACAGCGCGAGTTCTGGATGGCCGCCGCGGCCGACAAACCCGGCAGCCGCAACTCCATGGGCCTGAAAGACCCGGTGGTGGACCAGTTGGTCGAGCAACTGATCAACGCCGACTCGCGGCAAAGCCTGGTGGCCCACGCCCGGGCACTGGACCGGGTGCTGCAATGGGGCTACTACGTGATCCCCAACTGGCACATCAAGACCTCGCGCGTGGCCTACTGGAACCACATCGGCCACCCGGACATTTCACCCAAGTACGACATCGGCATCTCCACCTGGTGGGTCAAGCCCGACGCGAAACCTGCGGTAGAAGTCGAAACCAAACTGCAAGCCGACCCTGCGGGCACGGAGTAA
- a CDS encoding microcin C ABC transporter permease YejB, with translation MLAYIFRRLLLIIPTLLGILLINFVIIQAAPGGPVEQMIAKLEGFEGATSRIAGGGAEVSVAGSAYRGAQGLDPALVKEIEHMYGFDKSAPERLWIMIKNYASLDFGDSFFRDAKVIDLIKEKMPVSISLGLWSTLIMYLVSIPLGIAKATRHGSHFDVWTSSLIIVGYAIPAFLFAILLIVLFAGGSYLDWFPLRGLTSNNFDELSMGGKILDYFWHLALPVTALVIGNFATMTLLTKNSFLDEINKQYVVTAKAKGLTNHRVLYGHVFRNAMLLVIAGFPSAFIGIFFTGSLLVEVIFSLDGLGLMSFEAAINRDYPVVFGTLFIFTLLGLVVKLIGDLTYTFVDPRIDFESREH, from the coding sequence ATGCTGGCGTATATTTTTCGGCGACTGCTGCTGATCATCCCGACCTTGCTCGGCATTTTGCTGATCAACTTCGTGATCATCCAGGCCGCCCCCGGCGGGCCGGTGGAACAGATGATCGCCAAGCTCGAAGGCTTCGAAGGCGCCACCAGCCGCATCGCCGGCGGTGGCGCCGAAGTCTCGGTGGCCGGTTCGGCCTATCGTGGGGCGCAAGGCCTGGACCCGGCGCTGGTCAAGGAAATCGAGCACATGTACGGCTTCGACAAATCGGCGCCGGAACGCTTGTGGATCATGATCAAGAACTACGCCAGCCTGGACTTCGGCGACAGCTTCTTCCGCGACGCCAAGGTCATCGACCTGATCAAGGAAAAGATGCCGGTGTCGATCTCGCTCGGGTTGTGGAGCACGCTGATCATGTACCTGGTGTCGATCCCCCTGGGGATCGCCAAGGCCACGCGCCACGGCAGCCACTTCGACGTCTGGACCAGCTCGTTGATCATCGTCGGCTACGCGATCCCGGCGTTCCTGTTCGCGATCCTGCTGATCGTGCTGTTCGCCGGAGGCAGCTACCTGGACTGGTTCCCGCTGCGCGGGCTGACCTCGAACAATTTCGACGAGTTAAGCATGGGCGGCAAGATACTCGACTACTTCTGGCACCTGGCCTTGCCGGTGACCGCACTGGTGATCGGCAACTTCGCGACCATGACCTTGCTGACCAAAAACAGCTTCCTCGACGAAATCAACAAGCAGTACGTCGTCACCGCCAAGGCCAAGGGCCTGACCAACCACCGCGTGCTCTATGGCCACGTGTTCCGCAACGCCATGTTGCTGGTGATCGCCGGGTTCCCGTCGGCGTTCATCGGCATCTTCTTCACCGGCTCGTTGCTGGTGGAAGTGATCTTCTCCCTCGACGGCCTCGGGCTGATGAGTTTTGAAGCGGCGATCAATCGCGACTACCCGGTGGTCTTCGGCACGCTGTTCATCTTTACCCTGCTGGGTCTGGTAGTGAAGCTGATCGGCGACCTCACCTACACTTTTGTCGATCCGCGCATCGACTTCGAAAGCCGGGAGCATTGA